A single region of the Kocuria rosea genome encodes:
- a CDS encoding DUF3073 domain-containing protein — MGRGRQKAKATRQAREMKYFSPQTDLTALQRELRGSEQMPPLREPVQETVEEDEDDYSAYVDKYADDYDEDFRR, encoded by the coding sequence ATGGGGCGCGGCCGTCAAAAGGCGAAGGCGACACGGCAGGCGCGGGAGATGAAGTACTTCAGCCCGCAGACCGACCTCACGGCACTCCAGCGGGAACTGCGCGGCAGCGAGCAGATGCCCCCGCTGCGGGAGCCGGTCCAGGAGACCGTCGAGGAGGACGAGGACGACTACTCGGCCTACGTCGACAAGTACGCCGACGACTACGACGAGGACTTCCGCCGGTAG
- the purM gene encoding phosphoribosylformylglycinamidine cyclo-ligase — protein MAQPPSSTNRTVTYASAGVDVEAGDRAVELMKSAVKATHTPNVIGGVGGFAGLFDVSELLAYRKPYLATSTDGVGTKVAIAQTLDVHDTIGFDLVGMVVDDIVVVGAKPLFMTDYIATGRVVPERIADIVRGIAAACEQAGTALVGGETAEHPGLLAPDEYDVAGAATGVVEADELLGPDRVRAGDVVIGMASSGLHSNGYSLVRKVINVAGWSLDRQVSELGRTLGEELLEPTRVYAADVLDLAAAFPVNGADRTTGRGVRGFSHVTGGGLAANLARVLPAGLEATVDRSTWELPAIFQLISQLGNVPLPDLERTLNLGVGMVAIVDPSAADAAVAHLTARGLPSWVMGTVDRIDPDADHGGPDWVQGAKGVDGGAVRMVNAYTG, from the coding sequence ATGGCCCAGCCCCCCTCCTCCACGAACCGCACCGTCACCTACGCCAGCGCGGGCGTGGACGTCGAGGCGGGAGACCGCGCCGTCGAACTCATGAAGAGCGCGGTCAAGGCCACGCACACCCCCAACGTGATCGGCGGGGTCGGCGGGTTCGCGGGACTGTTCGACGTCTCGGAGCTGCTCGCCTACCGCAAGCCCTACCTCGCCACCTCGACCGACGGGGTGGGTACCAAGGTGGCGATCGCCCAGACCCTCGACGTGCACGACACGATCGGCTTCGACCTCGTGGGCATGGTGGTGGACGACATCGTGGTGGTCGGCGCCAAGCCCCTGTTCATGACCGACTACATCGCCACGGGCCGCGTGGTGCCCGAGCGGATCGCGGACATCGTGCGCGGCATCGCCGCGGCCTGCGAGCAGGCCGGCACCGCCCTGGTCGGCGGCGAGACCGCCGAGCACCCGGGTCTGCTGGCCCCGGACGAGTACGACGTGGCGGGGGCCGCCACCGGTGTGGTCGAGGCCGACGAGCTGCTGGGCCCGGACCGCGTGCGCGCCGGCGACGTGGTCATCGGCATGGCCTCCTCCGGCCTGCACTCCAACGGGTACTCCCTGGTCCGCAAGGTCATCAACGTGGCCGGGTGGTCGCTGGACCGGCAGGTCTCGGAGCTCGGCCGCACCCTGGGCGAGGAGCTGCTGGAGCCCACGCGCGTCTACGCCGCCGACGTCCTCGACCTCGCCGCCGCCTTCCCCGTCAACGGCGCGGACCGGACCACGGGCCGCGGTGTCCGCGGCTTCAGCCACGTGACCGGCGGCGGCCTCGCCGCGAACCTCGCCCGGGTGCTCCCCGCCGGGCTCGAGGCCACGGTGGACCGCAGCACCTGGGAGCTGCCCGCGATCTTCCAGCTGATCAGCCAGCTCGGCAACGTCCCCCTCCCCGACCTCGAGCGGACCCTCAACCTCGGCGTGGGCATGGTCGCGATCGTCGACCCGTCGGCGGCCGACGCCGCCGTGGCCCACCTCACGGCCCGGGGCCTGCCCTCGTGGGTCATGGGCACCGTGGACAGGATCGACCCGGACGCGGACCACGGCGGGCCCGACTGGGTGCAGGGCGCCAAGGGCGTGGACGGCGGCGCGGTGCGCATGGTCAACGCCTACACGGGCTGA
- the purF gene encoding amidophosphoribosyltransferase, with the protein MVRPDGQLSHDLLPGEKGPQDACGVFGVWAPGEEVAKLAYYGLYALQHRGQESAGIAASDGNRIAVYKDMGLVSQVFDEATLTTLTGHLAVGHCRYSTTGGSHWANAQPTLGATPHGTVALAHNGNLTNSAELYEKLIDKSGFPSQGEMAQGNTTDTALVTALLAEHPHGSLEDAAMHLLPQLVGSFCLAFMDENALYAARDPQGIRPLVLGRLERGWVVASETAALDIVGASLVREIEPGEFVVIDEHGLRSQRFAETRRAACVFEYVYLARPDTTINGRSVYESRVEMGRRLAREHRIDADLVMPTPESGTPAAIGYAEESGIPFGNGLVKNAYVGRTFIQPSDTIRQLGIRLKLNPLKSVVAGKRLVVIDDSIVRGNTQRALIRMLREAGAAEIHVRISSPPIKWPCFYGIDFASRAELIANGLGVEEIRASLGADSLGYISEDGMIAATLQERGELCTACFSGTYPTRLPDADKLGKNVFEARTPVDSSPRRAPGAPAVAQRPEHASAVSIDTRPSAADGVSRRPAERTSISDEDPGVQETSTGCDPGPDADLEDLILPEDRVPAARTTTGPAGPGSQHAAQPETAKDA; encoded by the coding sequence GTGGTTCGCCCTGATGGACAACTCAGCCACGACCTGCTCCCCGGAGAGAAGGGCCCCCAGGACGCGTGCGGCGTGTTCGGCGTGTGGGCCCCCGGCGAGGAGGTCGCGAAACTGGCCTACTACGGCCTCTACGCCCTGCAGCACCGCGGCCAGGAGTCGGCCGGCATCGCCGCGAGCGACGGCAACCGCATCGCGGTGTACAAGGACATGGGCCTCGTCTCGCAGGTCTTCGACGAGGCGACCCTCACCACCCTGACCGGTCACCTGGCCGTGGGCCACTGCCGGTACTCCACCACGGGCGGGTCCCACTGGGCCAACGCCCAGCCCACGCTGGGCGCCACCCCGCACGGGACCGTGGCGCTCGCGCACAACGGCAACCTCACCAACTCGGCGGAGCTCTACGAGAAGCTGATCGACAAGTCCGGCTTCCCCTCCCAGGGGGAGATGGCGCAGGGCAACACCACGGACACCGCGCTGGTCACCGCGCTGCTGGCCGAGCACCCGCACGGCTCCCTCGAGGACGCGGCCATGCACCTGCTCCCCCAGCTCGTGGGCTCCTTCTGCCTGGCGTTCATGGACGAGAACGCCCTCTACGCCGCCCGTGACCCGCAGGGCATCCGGCCGCTGGTCCTCGGCCGGCTCGAGCGCGGCTGGGTGGTGGCCTCCGAGACCGCGGCGCTGGACATCGTGGGCGCGTCCCTGGTCCGGGAGATCGAGCCCGGCGAGTTCGTGGTGATCGACGAGCACGGCCTGCGCTCCCAGCGCTTCGCCGAGACCCGCCGCGCCGCGTGCGTGTTCGAGTACGTCTACCTGGCCCGTCCGGACACCACCATCAACGGCCGCTCCGTGTACGAGTCCCGCGTGGAGATGGGCCGCCGGCTGGCCCGGGAGCACCGCATCGACGCGGACCTGGTCATGCCCACCCCGGAGTCCGGGACCCCCGCCGCCATCGGCTACGCCGAGGAGTCCGGCATCCCGTTCGGCAACGGCCTGGTCAAGAACGCCTATGTGGGACGAACGTTCATCCAGCCCTCGGACACCATCCGCCAGCTGGGCATCCGGCTCAAGCTCAACCCCCTGAAGTCCGTGGTGGCAGGCAAGCGGCTCGTGGTCATCGACGACTCGATCGTGCGCGGGAACACCCAGCGGGCCCTCATCCGGATGCTGCGGGAGGCCGGGGCCGCCGAGATCCACGTGCGGATCTCCTCCCCGCCCATCAAGTGGCCGTGCTTCTACGGCATCGACTTCGCCTCCCGCGCGGAGCTGATCGCCAACGGGCTCGGGGTCGAGGAGATCAGGGCGTCCCTGGGCGCCGACTCCCTCGGCTACATCTCCGAGGACGGGATGATCGCGGCCACCCTGCAGGAGCGCGGGGAGCTGTGCACCGCGTGCTTCTCCGGGACGTACCCCACCCGGCTGCCTGACGCCGACAAGCTGGGCAAGAACGTCTTCGAGGCCCGCACGCCCGTGGACTCCTCGCCCCGCCGCGCCCCGGGCGCACCGGCCGTGGCGCAGCGGCCGGAGCACGCCTCCGCCGTGTCCATCGACACCCGCCCCTCGGCCGCGGACGGCGTCTCCCGCCGGCCCGCCGAGCGCACCAGCATCTCCGACGAGGACCCCGGCGTCCAGGAGACCTCCACCGGGTGCGACCCCGGGCCCGACGCCGACCTCGAGGACCTCATCCTGCCGGAGGACCGGGTCCCCGCCGCCCGCACGACCACGGGGCCCGCCGGGCCCGGATCCCAGCACGCCGCCCAGCCCGAGACCGCGAAGGACGCCTGA
- a CDS encoding sterol carrier family protein, producing MARRRVDPADGTLALSAWRADPDGTPRRTVATAVRYTLEELAERVPGNSVEVRVPPFGVTQCVAGPRHTRGTPPNVVETDARTWLGLVTGAVTWPEAVASGTAVASGTRTDLADALPLFPR from the coding sequence GTGGCCCGCCGCCGCGTCGACCCCGCGGACGGGACCCTGGCCCTGAGCGCCTGGCGCGCGGACCCGGACGGCACCCCGCGCCGGACCGTGGCCACCGCCGTGCGCTACACCCTCGAGGAGCTCGCCGAGCGGGTGCCCGGCAACAGCGTGGAGGTGCGCGTCCCGCCCTTCGGCGTGACCCAGTGCGTGGCCGGCCCCCGGCACACCCGCGGCACCCCGCCCAACGTCGTCGAGACCGACGCCCGCACGTGGCTCGGCCTGGTGACGGGGGCCGTGACCTGGCCGGAGGCCGTCGCCTCGGGGACCGCTGTGGCCTCGGGCACAAGGACCGATCTCGCGGACGCCCTCCCCCTGTTTCCCCGGTAG
- a CDS encoding asparaginase has translation MQTFTSDRAVDLAVLERSGFVESRHRGSAVVLDPDGAVAVELGDIGTPIFPRSTLKPFQTIAAMKAGVPLRGAQVAIASASHIGSFEQLDAVSSILTAAGLTEDALQCPPDWPEDEEVRTELVRAGRGKNRICMNCSGKHAAFLWACTENDWPTDSYLDPEHPLQRTVLETVEEFSGERVAHVGVDGCGAPLAAISLTGLARAYSTLGRAAGNLDADARAATVSQCMLDYPELVHGRGRYNTVVMEELDVVAKLGAEGVLALGTRTGWSVALKVLDGGSRANALIGLALLAHAGAVPAAAAAAVIGQVVRPVMGGSRPVGRLRLADPLLELLGPELVRALGQD, from the coding sequence ATGCAGACCTTCACCTCGGACCGTGCCGTGGACCTCGCCGTGCTCGAGCGCAGCGGCTTCGTCGAGTCCCGCCACCGCGGCTCCGCCGTGGTCCTGGACCCGGACGGGGCCGTGGCCGTCGAACTGGGCGACATCGGCACCCCGATCTTCCCCCGCTCCACGCTCAAGCCGTTCCAGACCATCGCCGCCATGAAGGCCGGCGTCCCGCTGCGCGGGGCCCAGGTGGCCATCGCCTCCGCGTCCCACATCGGCTCCTTCGAGCAGCTCGACGCCGTGAGCTCGATCCTGACGGCCGCCGGCCTGACCGAGGACGCGCTGCAGTGCCCGCCGGACTGGCCCGAGGACGAGGAGGTCCGCACGGAGCTCGTGCGGGCCGGCCGCGGCAAGAACCGGATCTGCATGAACTGCTCCGGCAAGCACGCCGCGTTCCTGTGGGCCTGCACCGAGAACGACTGGCCCACGGACAGCTACCTGGACCCCGAGCACCCCCTGCAGCGGACGGTGCTGGAGACCGTCGAGGAGTTCTCCGGCGAGCGCGTGGCCCACGTGGGCGTGGACGGGTGCGGCGCCCCCCTCGCGGCGATCTCCCTGACCGGCCTCGCCCGGGCGTATTCGACGCTGGGCCGGGCCGCGGGCAACCTCGACGCCGACGCCCGCGCCGCCACGGTCTCCCAGTGCATGCTCGACTACCCGGAGCTCGTGCACGGGCGGGGCAGGTACAACACCGTGGTCATGGAGGAGCTGGACGTCGTGGCGAAGCTCGGCGCGGAGGGCGTGCTCGCGCTCGGCACCCGCACCGGGTGGTCCGTGGCGCTCAAGGTCCTCGACGGCGGGTCCCGCGCCAACGCGCTCATCGGCCTCGCCCTGCTCGCCCACGCCGGGGCCGTGCCCGCCGCGGCGGCCGCCGCGGTGATCGGGCAGGTGGTGCGCCCGGTCATGGGCGGGTCCCGCCCCGTGGGCCGGCTGCGCCTAGCGGACCCCCTGCTGGAGCTGCTCGGCCCGGAGCTGGTCCGGGCGCTCGGGCAGGACTAG
- the purD gene encoding phosphoribosylamine--glycine ligase: MKVLVLGPGGREHAIIRALLADPEVEQVHCAPGNAGIAQLVPVHAVDADDPAAATALARELAVDLVVVGPEAPLVAGVADALREAGFLVFGPSRAAARLEGSKAFAKEVMASAGVPTAMARVATTEEEAADALDTFGAPYVVKDDGLAAGKGVVVTADRAAALEHAAACFAAGGSVVIEEFLDGPEVSLFVLTDGSRVIPLSPAQDFKRIHDDDEGPNTGGMGAYTPLPWLPQGFVEEVVERVARPTVDEMRRRGTPFVGVLYCGLAVTTRGLRVIEFNARFGDPETQAVLARLTTPLGRLLHDAAAGRLDEAERLRWRPETAVAVVVAAQDYPDSPRKGDPIGGLEDAEALEGVHVVHAGTAVAPEGEHAGRIVSAGGRVLAVVALGADLDDARERAYRGVGLVALEGSQHRTDIALKAARGLVTVPGASAPRPRQEQA, from the coding sequence GTGAAGGTTCTGGTACTGGGCCCCGGAGGCCGCGAACACGCAATCATCCGCGCACTGCTGGCAGATCCCGAGGTCGAGCAGGTGCACTGCGCGCCGGGCAACGCCGGGATCGCGCAGCTCGTCCCGGTGCACGCCGTGGACGCCGACGACCCCGCCGCGGCCACCGCGCTGGCGCGCGAGCTCGCGGTGGACCTCGTCGTCGTCGGCCCCGAGGCCCCGCTGGTGGCCGGGGTGGCCGACGCCCTGCGCGAGGCCGGCTTCCTCGTCTTCGGCCCCTCGCGGGCCGCGGCGCGCCTCGAGGGCTCCAAGGCGTTCGCCAAGGAGGTCATGGCCTCCGCAGGGGTGCCCACCGCGATGGCGCGGGTCGCGACCACGGAGGAGGAGGCCGCCGACGCCCTCGACACCTTCGGCGCCCCCTACGTGGTCAAGGACGACGGGCTGGCCGCCGGCAAGGGCGTGGTCGTCACCGCCGACCGCGCGGCGGCGCTCGAGCACGCCGCCGCCTGCTTCGCCGCGGGCGGGAGCGTGGTGATCGAGGAGTTCCTCGACGGGCCCGAGGTGTCCCTGTTCGTGCTGACCGACGGCTCCCGCGTGATCCCCCTGAGCCCCGCGCAGGACTTCAAGCGGATCCACGACGACGACGAGGGCCCCAACACCGGCGGGATGGGCGCCTACACGCCGCTGCCGTGGCTGCCGCAGGGCTTCGTGGAGGAGGTCGTGGAGCGCGTGGCCCGCCCCACGGTCGACGAGATGCGCCGCCGCGGCACCCCGTTCGTGGGCGTGCTATACTGCGGGCTGGCCGTGACGACCCGCGGTCTGCGGGTCATCGAGTTCAACGCCCGGTTCGGGGACCCCGAGACCCAGGCCGTGCTGGCCCGGCTCACCACCCCGCTCGGGCGGCTGCTGCACGACGCCGCCGCCGGGCGCCTCGACGAGGCCGAGCGGCTGCGCTGGCGGCCCGAGACGGCCGTCGCGGTGGTCGTCGCCGCGCAGGACTACCCGGACAGTCCCCGGAAGGGCGACCCGATCGGCGGGCTGGAGGACGCCGAGGCGCTCGAGGGCGTGCACGTGGTCCACGCCGGCACCGCGGTGGCCCCGGAGGGCGAGCACGCCGGGCGGATCGTCTCCGCCGGCGGGCGGGTGCTCGCCGTCGTCGCCCTCGGCGCGGACCTCGACGACGCCCGCGAGCGCGCCTACCGGGGCGTGGGGCTCGTGGCGCTCGAGGGCTCGCAGCACCGCACCGACATCGCGCTGAAGGCCGCCCGGGGGCTGGTCACCGTTCCCGGCGCCTCCGCCCCCCGTCCCCGTCAGGAGCAGGCATGA
- a CDS encoding phosphoribosylaminoimidazolesuccinocarboxamide synthase codes for MSEQGTVTTPPEIPGWRHIYSGKVRELYVPDESRLRATGVAIYDDAEYRAGSVLVLATDRISAFDEILPTEIPDKGKILTQLSLWWFEQLAAVPNHVLSTDVHESVRGRAIVCKNLSMFPVECIARGYLTGSGLKDYRETGEVCGIELPPGLVDGSRLAEPIFTPTGKAEVGEHDLPITFQEMADGVGHAVADRLRELTLEIYTAAERIARERGIIVADTKVEFGLDSYRGAITLGDEVLTPDSSRFWDAETYEPGKAQPSFDKQYVRDWLRSDESGWNGAGPVPPLPEQVVERTRARYVEAFERLTGRTFDPDGSFFEVAGPLEY; via the coding sequence ATGAGCGAGCAGGGCACCGTCACCACCCCACCCGAGATCCCCGGGTGGAGGCACATCTACTCGGGCAAGGTCCGGGAGCTCTACGTCCCCGACGAGTCGCGGCTGCGGGCCACGGGCGTGGCCATCTACGACGACGCCGAGTACCGGGCCGGCTCGGTCCTGGTGCTGGCCACCGACCGGATCAGCGCCTTCGACGAGATCCTCCCCACGGAGATCCCGGACAAGGGCAAGATCCTGACGCAGCTGTCCCTGTGGTGGTTCGAGCAGCTCGCGGCCGTGCCCAACCACGTCCTGTCGACCGACGTGCACGAGTCCGTCCGGGGGCGGGCCATCGTCTGCAAGAACCTGTCGATGTTCCCCGTCGAGTGCATCGCCCGCGGCTACCTGACCGGTTCCGGCCTCAAGGACTACCGGGAGACCGGCGAGGTCTGCGGGATCGAGCTGCCCCCGGGGCTCGTGGACGGCTCCCGGCTCGCCGAGCCGATCTTCACCCCGACCGGCAAGGCGGAGGTGGGCGAGCACGACCTCCCCATCACCTTCCAGGAGATGGCCGACGGGGTGGGCCACGCGGTGGCGGACCGGCTGCGCGAGCTGACCCTGGAGATCTACACCGCCGCCGAGCGGATCGCCCGCGAGCGGGGGATCATCGTGGCGGACACCAAGGTGGAGTTCGGCCTGGACTCCTACCGCGGCGCGATCACCCTCGGGGACGAGGTCCTCACCCCGGACTCCTCCCGCTTCTGGGACGCCGAGACCTACGAGCCCGGCAAGGCCCAGCCCTCGTTCGACAAGCAGTACGTGCGGGACTGGCTGCGCTCGGACGAGTCCGGCTGGAACGGGGCCGGCCCCGTGCCCCCGCTGCCGGAGCAGGTGGTGGAGCGGACCCGCGCGCGCTACGTCGAGGCGTTCGAGCGGCTCACCGGACGCACCTTCGACCCGGACGGCAGCTTCTTCGAGGTGGCCGGCCCGCTCGAGTACTGA
- a CDS encoding MGMT family protein, whose product MTERAEPDPGLARRVADVVAAIPPGRVLSYRDVAELAECRSARLVGTLMARNPTGEDLPWWRVVTVQGTLADHLQAEARDRYREEGTPLREDDRHLVRVDMGRALWTPDSPGA is encoded by the coding sequence GTGACCGAGCGCGCCGAGCCGGACCCCGGCCTGGCCCGGCGCGTGGCGGACGTCGTGGCCGCCATCCCGCCGGGCCGGGTGCTGTCCTACCGGGACGTCGCGGAGCTCGCGGAGTGCCGCTCGGCGCGCCTCGTGGGCACGCTCATGGCCCGCAACCCCACCGGCGAGGACCTCCCGTGGTGGCGGGTGGTCACCGTGCAGGGCACCCTCGCCGACCACCTGCAGGCCGAGGCCCGGGACCGGTACCGCGAGGAGGGCACTCCCCTGCGGGAGGACGACCGGCATCTTGTGCGCGTGGACATGGGCCGCGCCCTGTGGACGCCCGACTCCCCCGGCGCCTGA
- a CDS encoding sensor histidine kinase, which yields MMDDLRHLLSNFQGSAPLEIMFAVDSILSYAVIGLVAWRSTWASLASMACLVSSMILHDYGAAIIAAAVVTVSVLATATDRFIKVHLSVYFAWIVAAASFREGGFDGSVFWNLLIPLLVVTLVGGAVRYFAQQRRRSEQRVRDLEILNERLREDERQALARDLHDVVAHELTLITMQTMSRRRSGDVGELHQVLETVEGAARSALHELRVMLRLLRNENEGEHPRDVTGAGLSIGSLEHVVTSLAASLRDLRFEPEVVITGDLEAMPTTVRGTAARILQEAVTNIIKYAPAGSRCRIEVTADEHELCLRVANPMPRSTQRTGDHSSEMSSGLGLRGITERVSLLGGHAESGAADGQWVLDVCLPVDRREAL from the coding sequence ATGATGGACGATCTGCGGCATCTGCTCAGCAACTTTCAGGGTTCCGCGCCGCTGGAGATCATGTTCGCCGTGGACAGCATCCTGTCCTACGCCGTCATCGGCCTGGTCGCGTGGAGATCCACCTGGGCATCCCTGGCATCGATGGCGTGCTTGGTGTCGTCAATGATATTGCACGACTACGGGGCGGCGATCATCGCGGCGGCCGTGGTGACGGTGTCGGTCCTGGCCACGGCGACGGACCGCTTCATCAAAGTCCACCTTTCCGTCTACTTCGCCTGGATCGTGGCGGCCGCGTCGTTCCGCGAGGGAGGGTTCGACGGAAGCGTCTTCTGGAATCTGCTCATTCCTCTGCTCGTCGTGACCCTCGTCGGAGGGGCCGTGCGCTACTTCGCCCAGCAGCGCCGCCGCAGCGAGCAGCGAGTGCGGGACCTCGAGATCCTCAACGAGCGGCTCCGGGAGGACGAGCGGCAGGCCCTGGCCCGCGATCTGCACGACGTCGTCGCCCACGAGCTCACCCTCATCACGATGCAGACCATGAGCCGGCGCCGCTCCGGGGACGTCGGTGAGCTGCACCAGGTCCTCGAGACCGTGGAGGGCGCCGCCCGCTCTGCGCTGCACGAGCTGCGGGTCATGCTCCGGCTGCTGCGCAACGAGAACGAGGGCGAGCACCCGCGGGACGTCACGGGCGCCGGCCTGTCCATCGGCAGTCTGGAGCACGTGGTCACGTCCCTCGCGGCGAGTCTGCGGGACCTGCGCTTCGAGCCGGAGGTGGTCATCACGGGCGACCTCGAGGCCATGCCCACCACCGTGCGCGGCACGGCCGCCCGCATCCTGCAGGAGGCGGTCACCAACATCATCAAGTACGCCCCGGCCGGGTCCCGCTGCCGGATCGAGGTGACGGCGGACGAGCACGAGCTGTGCCTGCGCGTGGCGAACCCCATGCCGCGCAGCACCCAGCGCACGGGCGACCACTCCTCGGAGATGTCCTCGGGACTCGGCCTGCGGGGCATCACGGAACGCGTCTCCCTGCTGGGCGGCCACGCCGAGAGCGGTGCCGCGGACGGCCAGTGGGTCCTCGACGTGTGCCTGCCGGTGGACCGCAGGGAAGCCCTGTGA
- a CDS encoding response regulator, which yields MLEALKSFFSAEPGFEVIGTAANGREAVDRCLAIDPDVVLMDMKMPVMDGIEATREITSRSPRSKVLALTTFSTLEFVVPALRAGAAGYLVKDARPDEIIDAVNQVLNDEIALSPAIARALADNVISVPDQQQPARSADSGLRSLLTDREMETVTLLAQGLSNREIAEQMHVSEGSVKAYLGRVCEKFGVRDRVQALIKAYQSGLVDPQLRDL from the coding sequence ATGCTGGAGGCCCTGAAGTCCTTCTTCTCGGCCGAGCCCGGTTTCGAGGTGATCGGGACCGCCGCCAACGGACGCGAGGCCGTGGACCGATGTCTGGCCATCGACCCGGACGTGGTGCTGATGGACATGAAGATGCCCGTGATGGACGGGATCGAGGCCACCCGGGAGATCACCTCGCGCAGTCCCCGCTCCAAGGTGCTGGCCCTCACCACGTTCTCCACGCTGGAGTTCGTGGTGCCCGCCCTCCGGGCCGGCGCGGCCGGCTATCTCGTCAAGGACGCCCGTCCGGACGAGATCATCGACGCCGTGAACCAGGTGCTCAACGACGAGATCGCTCTCTCCCCGGCGATCGCCCGCGCGCTCGCGGACAACGTCATCTCCGTGCCGGACCAGCAGCAGCCGGCGCGGTCGGCGGACAGCGGCCTGCGCTCCCTGCTGACCGACCGGGAGATGGAGACCGTGACGCTCCTGGCGCAAGGGCTGAGCAACCGGGAGATCGCCGAGCAGATGCACGTCTCCGAGGGCAGCGTGAAGGCCTACCTCGGGCGGGTCTGTGAGAAGTTCGGCGTCCGCGACCGGGTGCAGGCGCTGATCAAGGCGTACCAGAGCGGGCTCGTCGATCCGCAGCTGCGCGATCTCTGA
- a CDS encoding FadR/GntR family transcriptional regulator, producing MYTVVLDWLEERLRTGEISVGDKLPGERHLAEEFGISRASVREAIRILDAMGLVRSSTGSGPNAGAIVIAEPSAALGWALRMHVANRSLPVRDLVQTRLLLETQSAREAAAAAETPWRAAVLGRAAELVAAMEDPDLPDEHFHAHDAQFHILLASLAGNVVVETIMTSLRQATIGYVQETVAGLDDWPQVRRTLQEQHREILRAFQERRGEDAAAALREHITWFFGHSVAAQEGQDRRA from the coding sequence ATGTACACCGTCGTCCTCGACTGGCTCGAGGAGCGCCTGCGCACGGGCGAGATCTCGGTGGGCGACAAGCTGCCCGGGGAACGCCACCTGGCCGAGGAGTTCGGCATCTCCCGCGCCTCGGTGCGGGAGGCGATCCGGATCCTCGACGCCATGGGACTGGTCCGCTCGTCGACCGGGTCCGGGCCGAACGCGGGGGCGATCGTCATCGCGGAGCCCTCGGCCGCGCTCGGGTGGGCGCTGCGGATGCACGTGGCCAACCGGTCGCTGCCGGTGCGGGACCTCGTGCAGACCCGGCTGCTGCTCGAGACCCAGTCCGCCCGCGAGGCGGCCGCCGCGGCGGAGACCCCGTGGCGGGCGGCGGTGCTCGGGCGCGCCGCGGAGCTCGTGGCCGCCATGGAGGACCCGGACCTGCCGGACGAGCACTTCCACGCCCACGACGCGCAGTTCCACATCCTGCTCGCCTCCCTGGCCGGCAACGTGGTGGTCGAGACGATCATGACCTCACTGCGCCAGGCCACCATCGGGTACGTGCAGGAGACCGTCGCCGGTCTGGACGACTGGCCGCAGGTGCGCCGCACCCTGCAGGAGCAGCACCGAGAAATCCTGCGCGCCTTCCAGGAGCGCCGGGGCGAGGACGCCGCCGCCGCACTGCGGGAGCACATCACCTGGTTCTTCGGCCACAGCGTCGCCGCTCAGGAGGGGCAGGACCGGCGGGCGTGA